From the genome of Gracilibacillus salitolerans, one region includes:
- the gucD gene encoding alpha-ketoglutaric semialdehyde dehydrogenase GucD, translating to MSGNAFLNYIGGEWKASASGEVLESSNPANKNEVVGSVQKSTKSDLDEAVAQAKSAQKAWRKLAGAERGNYLYQAAAILEENLEEIATTMTKEMGKSLPEAKGETTRGIQILKYYAGEGMRSDGDVIPSTDAGALMFSKRVPIGVVGVITPWNFPVAIPIWKMAPALIYGNTIVLKPATEGAVTAAKVIECFEKAGFPAGVVNYVSGSGSVIGQGLAEHADVHAVTFTGSNNVGKSIGKIVAARGGKYQLEMGGKNPIIIAEDADIEAAVDATLSGGLKSTGQKCTCSSRVIVQSSIYDQFKERLIGKAKEITVGDGMDASTWMGPCASEGQFNTVKHYIAKGKEEGATLVLGGNELTDGKLKDGYYIEPTIFDDVTTNMTIAQEEIFGPVLSLMKVDTIEDAIELANDVEFGLSASIFTKNIDHILSFIDDIEAGLVRINSETAGVELQAPFGGMKASSSYSREQGQAAKEFFTTMKTVFLKG from the coding sequence GAGAAGTGTTGGAAAGTTCCAATCCAGCGAACAAAAATGAAGTGGTAGGCAGTGTGCAAAAGTCGACAAAAAGTGATTTAGATGAGGCCGTAGCACAAGCAAAAAGTGCACAAAAAGCTTGGCGGAAATTAGCTGGAGCAGAAAGAGGTAATTATCTATATCAAGCGGCAGCTATACTAGAAGAAAATCTGGAAGAGATTGCAACGACAATGACGAAGGAAATGGGGAAATCCCTACCCGAAGCAAAAGGGGAAACCACTCGCGGAATTCAAATCCTGAAATATTATGCTGGTGAAGGCATGCGATCTGATGGTGATGTGATACCATCTACAGATGCCGGTGCACTAATGTTCAGTAAACGAGTACCAATCGGTGTTGTCGGCGTTATTACACCGTGGAATTTTCCAGTAGCGATCCCGATTTGGAAAATGGCACCTGCTTTAATTTACGGTAATACCATTGTATTAAAGCCAGCAACAGAAGGAGCGGTGACGGCAGCCAAGGTAATCGAATGTTTTGAAAAGGCTGGTTTTCCAGCAGGGGTTGTTAATTATGTATCTGGAAGCGGTTCTGTTATTGGCCAAGGTTTGGCTGAGCATGCCGATGTCCATGCAGTCACCTTTACTGGTTCTAATAATGTAGGGAAAAGCATAGGGAAAATTGTCGCAGCACGCGGAGGTAAATATCAATTAGAAATGGGTGGAAAGAACCCGATCATCATAGCAGAAGATGCGGATATCGAAGCTGCAGTTGATGCAACGCTAAGTGGTGGTTTGAAATCTACTGGACAAAAATGTACCTGTAGCAGTCGTGTCATTGTACAATCCAGCATCTATGATCAGTTCAAAGAACGATTAATCGGGAAAGCAAAAGAAATTACAGTTGGAGATGGGATGGATGCTTCAACTTGGATGGGTCCATGTGCAAGTGAAGGGCAATTTAACACCGTGAAGCATTATATTGCGAAAGGGAAAGAAGAAGGTGCTACTTTAGTGTTGGGTGGAAATGAACTAACAGATGGAAAACTTAAAGATGGTTATTATATTGAACCAACGATTTTTGATGATGTAACAACCAATATGACGATTGCCCAAGAAGAAATATTTGGACCTGTATTATCGTTAATGAAAGTCGATACGATCGAAGACGCAATCGAATTAGCGAATGATGTGGAATTCGGTTTAAGTGCATCGATTTTCACGAAAAATATCGATCATATTTTATCCTTTATAGACGATATTGAGGCAGGACTGGTTCGTATCAATTCCGAAACAGCAGGTGTCGAGCTGCAAGCACCATTCGGAGGAATGAAAGCATCCAGCTCCTACTCGAGAGAACAAGGTCAAGCAGCGAAAGAATTCTTTACTACTATGAAGACAGTGTTCTTGAAAGGGTGA